Within Thermoplasmataceae archaeon, the genomic segment GTTATCATTAGCTCAACGTTAGAAAGTGAAATATTACCGTTTGGGCTGACACCGGTTATATAGATCTGGTAATTCTCATTTGTGTTTGTGGTAGTTGGAATTAGTTTGATACTCGCAGTAGGCGTAGTTCCTCCAAGGTATGAGGTATATCCCTGAATCACAGAGTATAACGTGGCCGCAAGGACAACCGTAATCGCTATCAGAAGTATGGTTGCAATGATCGGTGATACTGCTTCATCATCCTTATGCATTACTTTCTTCAACCTAATCTCCCCTCCGGTTCACTTATTACCATTTTTTCATATTAAAACCTTTCCACGTTTTTTATTTAATATGGCTGACAATATATTATAAACATTATATTAATTACCAGAAATATCTCTGCTTCTTGCCCGATGCATGAAGTGTGCGCGTATAGCCTGGCCATCAAGCATACCGGTTGCTATGGAAAGAATACCAGTAAAGAGGAGATTGAAATTAGTTGCCGGAAAATAGATCACAAAAATAAACTCCAGGATGAAGGAAAGAGTCCAAAAGAGGCTTACTGCAAGGGATTTCCTGAAATATTCTCCTCCATTTTTTTTGTAAAACTTCACATTCTTCCCGGCAGCCATACCAAGAACGAAGCCCACAGCTAACCCCAACGGTATAAGTAGAACAAATGATCTCAGCACGTAGGGGGTACCGAGGATCGAAATATTCGTTCCAACGGTCTGGTAAAATAGGTACAATGAGAAGAGTGTATACAGTATCGGCACGAAAGCTAAGCGAAATGTTGTATATCTTGTGCCGTGCATTGCAAGTGTCAATCTTACAGAGAACAGAAGAAGGATAACAATGATTATGCCTAAGAAGCCAAGCTGCAAAAGATTCAGGGAACCCAGCAATGATTCTACCGAAGGGATGGTGAAACCTATCAAATGCACGACAGATAAGTGTGTATTCTATTTAAATAGAATTGCTTCAATACGGGAATTTGCAGTCACTGCTCATAGGATTGCGCTTTTATCCTCGTTCTCCTCAGGACCAAAACGTCTGTGAGAACGTTAATGGAGAGGAGGATGCTGCTGATGAGCAACACCATGGGTGCTACTATCAGAGCATTTCTTCCAATTTCACCAATGAATGAAGAGGAGTCTATTCCGTAGCCTTTCAGACTGAACCTGAATACAGAAAAGACGTAAAAAGATACAAGATTGAAAATAATAATAAAAATTTGAAGTCCAATGGAGCCAAGATTTATAATATCGTACACCAGAAAGCTTAAGAGGATTGCAAGGAAACCCAGCAGTACAACAGATGGGCTAAGTAAATAAACCGAAATTCCTACTATAAAACACATTGTGCCTACAATTATGGGGTAAAAATCCTTTCTTTTGAGCGCTCTGAAACTCACATGTCTTAGCCACAGGGAGGAGAAGTTGATCAGACCAAGGCTGATGAGAACCATGAAATCGGTAATGTTGACCAGGAAATCACTTCCCGCAAAAGAAAGCACTGTAATTACTATCAGGGTGAATGCCCATGAAAGTGATCCGAACGATGCAGGAAAATAGCCATCCTCCGACAGTGCTTTCAGGTGCCTGGAAGCAGCCAGAAATGCCGGAACAAAGGTGGTGATGGTTGCTATCATGAACGAAATGGCTACTACCACCTCCCACAAAGGACTGAAATACTCTCTTGCTACATACAGTGCAGGAATATTGGAGGCGTAAAGGGAAGCGAGGTTAGGATGGAGACTGTAAATTGCAAGTCCATAGAATATTTCAACCGTAGCTGAGATGATCACCGTGAGAGCCATGGCAAGCCCCATGTAGGTTACCCTAGTTACTTTTTTTCCTGTGATCTTAGTATATATTGGTATAGAACTTTCGTCGACCGTTTCCCTATTCAGCACC encodes:
- a CDS encoding archaellin/type IV pilin N-terminal domain-containing protein, giving the protein MKKVMHKDDEAVSPIIATILLIAITVVLAATLYSVIQGYTSYLGGTTPTASIKLIPTTTNTNENYQIYITGVSPNGNISLSNVELMITNNTGNITETTLGFAKSTGTAQVTVSSWIISVSAGNYLGEDPVIGLQSKVGPQSVSYLELIDTQTHATITTYSPSTV